The Sphaerospermopsis torques-reginae ITEP-024 genome has a window encoding:
- a CDS encoding methyltransferase domain-containing protein — protein MSTTLYQQIQEFYDASSGLWEQIWGEHMHHGYYGADGKQQKDRRQAQIDLIEEVLKWSGVKDAENILDVGCGIGGSSLYLAEKFNAVSTGITLSPVQAARAKERALEANLGSRSNFLVANAQEMPFADASFDLVWSLESGEHMPDKTKFLQECYRVLKPGGTLIMVTWCHRSTDVSPLTVDEQKHLQDIYRVYCLPYVISLPEYEAIAHQLPLNNIRTADWSTAVAPFWNFVIDSAFTPQAFFGLLFSGWSTIQGALSLGLMSRGYERGLIRFGLLCGKK, from the coding sequence ATGAGTACAACACTTTATCAACAAATTCAAGAATTTTATGATGCTTCCTCTGGTTTGTGGGAACAAATCTGGGGAGAACATATGCACCACGGCTATTATGGTGCAGATGGCAAGCAGCAAAAAGATCGTCGTCAGGCACAAATTGATTTAATCGAAGAAGTGCTGAAATGGTCAGGGGTAAAGGATGCAGAGAATATCCTCGATGTGGGTTGTGGGATTGGTGGCAGTTCTTTATACTTGGCTGAAAAGTTCAATGCGGTGTCAACGGGAATTACACTTAGCCCTGTACAAGCCGCTAGAGCCAAGGAAAGAGCTTTGGAGGCTAATTTGGGTTCTAGGAGTAATTTCCTGGTTGCCAATGCCCAAGAAATGCCTTTTGCTGATGCTTCTTTTGACCTGGTGTGGTCTTTAGAAAGTGGCGAACATATGCCAGATAAAACCAAGTTTTTGCAAGAGTGTTACCGAGTTTTAAAGCCTGGTGGTACTTTGATTATGGTTACATGGTGTCATCGTTCTACGGATGTTTCACCTTTGACTGTGGATGAGCAAAAGCATTTACAGGACATTTATCGGGTTTATTGTTTACCCTATGTGATTTCCTTGCCAGAGTATGAGGCGATCGCCCATCAATTACCATTAAACAACATTCGCACCGCTGATTGGTCAACTGCTGTCGCTCCTTTTTGGAATTTTGTTATTGACTCTGCTTTTACTCCTCAAGCATTTTTTGGGTTACTTTTCTCTGGTTGGAGTACAATTCAAGGGGCGCTTTCTTTGGGTTTGATGAGTCGTGGTTATGAACGAGGTTTAATTAGGTTTGGGTTGTTGTGTGGGAAGAAATAA